One part of the Schistocerca cancellata isolate TAMUIC-IGC-003103 chromosome 12, iqSchCanc2.1, whole genome shotgun sequence genome encodes these proteins:
- the LOC126109427 gene encoding nematocyst expressed protein 3-like, with product MAHGACGRGRKVARCAGAGASNSAKAKNKRKFYSLTSPGGGCSCLRARCPDNTLPITINTHPVELEEARSPAAADVAAPVSASAAPTPGADSPSPAPEPEHLAPDASASATVPSSTSSCSASDEERGRSSDGGGGGPVQTDPALCAASDDSPPAVAATLGLQGLLRVRALVAAAAIAASPDPPGAGAVTPESGGGSGPASSASAQRCGARWDARRRPASSVTAAPSLSDAPEDAGRAPAPAAATTLCF from the exons ATGGCACACGGCGCGTGCGGGCGCGGCCGAAAAGTGGCCCGGTGCGCGGGGGCGGGTGCTTCAAACAGCGCCAAAGCGAAAAACAAACGCAAATTTTATTCGTTGACAAGCCCCGGGGGCGGTTGTAGCTGTCTGCGCGCCCGGTGCCCCGACAACACACTTCCTATTACAATAAACACTCATCCAG TGGAGCTGGAGGAGGCGCGGTCGCCGGCGGCGGCTGACGTCGCGGCGCCCGTGTCCGCCTCCGCGGCGCCGACGCCGGGCGCAGACTCGCCGTCCCCCGCCCCCGAGCCGGAGCACCTCGCGCCCGACGCCTCCGCCTCCGCAACGGTGCCTTCTTCTACGTCCTCGTGTTCCGCCTCCGACGAAGAGCGGGGGCGGAGCAgcgacggaggcggcggcggccCCGTCCAGACAGACCCCGCCCTCTGCGCCGCCTCCGACGATAGCCCCCCGGCGGTGGCCGCCACGCTGGGCCTTCAGGGACTGCTCAG GGTCCGCGCACTCGTGGCAGCGGCGGCCATCGCCGCGTCGCCCGACCCGCCGGGCGCGGGGGCGGTGACCCCCGAGAGCGGGGGCGGCTCGGGGCCGGCCTCCTCCGCCTCcgc ACAGCGCTGCGGGGCGCGTTGGGATGCGCGGCGACGCCCGGCGTCGTCCGTCACGGCGGCGCCATCGCTCAGCGACGCTCCTGAGGACGCGGGCCGCGCCCCGGCGCCCGCCGCCGCGACCACGCTTTGCTTTTAA